In one Dreissena polymorpha isolate Duluth1 chromosome 7, UMN_Dpol_1.0, whole genome shotgun sequence genomic region, the following are encoded:
- the LOC127839532 gene encoding uncharacterized protein LOC127839532, with amino-acid sequence MIQGAVGDHSYLKEHLVEQLCLYNDVSEALKWADCYSLDDSVIPHTVRSAREKIKSRPDSQQHQSPTVGITGTSTGVTWGMSGTAMASTLEVPGTASSGTWGFPGTASVSAEDWDSFCFTEDEIKAAYHQLKLKESPAVFLVENDDSDVVYRPEPEGQGDGEGHERGLSEVVKRCLGRPLDKSEQMSNWERRPLKTEQVKYAALDAYVLLELYDVLIKLAQDQGDDIDLEPSISKKWLRPSNNEKKRAKQRGDHRQKTARKLPTKPIPFPGQPCSPGIYGLSWIPCFKAWADSSAAVVSMFTSWTHMLNTLRP; translated from the exons GAGCATCTAGTGGAGCAACTATGCCTGTATAATGACGTCAGTGAGGCTTTGAAGTGGGCGGATTGCTACAGCCTAGATGACTCTGTGATACCACACACTGTCAGAAGTGCCAGGGAGAAAATTAAGAG CCGCCCAGACTCCCAGCAACACCAAAGTCCAACAGTGGGGATAACTGGAACATCCACTGGTGTTACATGGGGGATGTCTGGAACTGCCATGGCGTCTACGTTGGAGGTACCTGGAACAGCCAGCAGTGGAACGTGGGGTTTTCCTGGAACAGCCAGTGTGTCCGCGGAGGATTGGGACAGTTTCTGCTTCACAGAAGATGAAATTAAAGCAGCTTATCACCAG TTGAAGCTCAAGGAGTCCCCAGCAGTGTTCCTAGTAGAGAACGATGACAGTGACGTGGTCTACAGACCAGAGCCCGAGGGTCAGGGGGACGGGGAGGGGCATGAGAGGGGACTCAGTGAAGTTGTCAAGCGGTGCCTGGGGCGACCACTAGACAAGTCTGAGCAGATGTCCAACTGGGAGCGCCGGCCATTGAAAACTGAGCAAGTGAAATATGCAG CCCTAGATGCATACGTCCTACTAGAGTTGTATGATGTGCTGATCAAGCTGGCTCAAGATCAAGGTGATGATATCGACCTTGAGCCCAGTATCTCCAAGAAGTGGCTCAGACCTAGCAATAACGAGAAGAAACGGGCGAAACAGAGGGGTGACCATAGACAGAAAACTGCCAGAAAATTG CCCACCAAGCCAATTCCCTTTCCCGGTCAGCCCTGTTCCCCGGGGATCTACGGGTTGTCGTGGATACCATGCTTCAAGGCCTGGGCAGACAGCTCCGCAGCTGTGGTGTCGATGTTCACATCATGGACCCATATGTTGAACACTCTCAGGCCATAG